The nucleotide sequence TAAAAGAGCTGAGCTCTACCCCCAAATTGACATGCAAATAGTTGTCACATGTAGTAAATTGACGTGTTGACTGCGGTTGGACTATGATGGGAtgtatttcaatttttttttaataatttttttttaGTAAATAGTGGAAGAGATATGAACCGTAGACGACGACTCGGACTCCTCCTCTCTTGAGTCAAAGTCACAGTCACCCCAGCCAGTCAATAAACAAAAGGCAGAGTTACTACTACCGCGATATATTATTATGTATATAGCCATCCAATCCAAAGGCGTTGGACTTGGATCTCGCAGTGCAGCATATGAGAAGCATTCTTTTCTTGCCAAGCTCCAACGATGGCGTGCGCGTGCTCATCAGCCCCCTTATATTCTCTTGCTTTCATCTGCCTCAGCTACTGCTTCTTCGTGCTATGCACGCAAGTTCCTTCATCGTCATCGGTTTCATTCAGCTTCAACTTTTCCAACACTACTAGCGACCCCTGCGGAGTCGAGCTGACGTGCTACCGCGATGCGCATTACGACAAGACCACTTCAGCTATCCAGCTGACAAAGGACCTCCGAGGAGCAATTACCGATAGCCAAGGTCGGGTGTGGTACATGCAGCCCGTGCCGCTATGGAAAGAGAGCACCGGCGAGGTAGCAAGCTTCACCACCGCTTTCTCCTTCAGGATCACGCCGTCCGAGTCTGGCTCCAATTGTTTGGCAACAGGCGACGGGATGGCTTTCTTCCTCGCGCCTTGGCCTAACTCGAGCAACGGTGTCGTCCTGCCCAACGCAAACGCAACGATAGCTGGGTACCTTTTCCTTTTCAATAGCAGCAACCATTTCAATGCGACGGGGGATGGTCGGGTTGTTGCCGTCGAGTTCGACACATTCCATAATATGTTATGGGACAACAGCACCTTCCAGCAGCACATCGGCATCGATGTCAACTCCATCATGTCCCTGGTGACAGGGGGCACACCGGGGATGAACAACCTCACATCCCCCTTCACCAAGGCGGCCACGATCAGCTACAACAACATGACCAAGAAGTTAGCCATCGATCTGCAGATCAACGACAGTCCGTACCATGCCGACGCAACCATCAACGTTACACAAAGCTTACCGGACACTGTGGCCGTCGGCTTCTCCGCAGCAACAGGAGACTGCGTGGAGCTACACGAGCTCCTGTCATGGTCCTTCAACTCCACACTCGAAGGACCCAAGGCGAAGGCTGTCAAACCGGAGCCCTCGGCGACATTACTACTCCGGGTACTAGTTCCTGTAGCATCTCTCCTCGTTTGTGCTGCAGGTGTGGGTCTTCTCCTATGGAGAAAGAAGCGTGCAAGAAATGCCCAGCGACGCCAAGGGGCCGATGACAGCGAGGAATCCGATGAGACAAACAACGGTGAGGTGGCTGCCGCCTTCGAAATGACCGTGGCCGGGCCAAGACGTTACTGCTACCGTGATCTCGCCGCTGCAACCGGTGGATTTGCGGAGGAGAATTTGCTCGGGCGAGGGGGATTTGGCAGCGTGTACCAGGGCAGCATCCCCACTTCTAACGAGGACGAGATCCAAGGACAGCAGCAGGTAGCCATCAAGAAGTTCTCCTCAGAGTCATCGTCTCAGAGCCGGAAAGAGTTCGAGGCTGAGGTAATGATCATAGGCCGTCTTAGGCATCGCAACCTTGTGCGGCTGCTAGGCTGGTGTGATAGCCGCAGAGGTCTCTTGCTCGTCTACGAGCTCATGCTCGAAGGAAGCCTGGATAAACACATCTATAGCACGGACAGAATCTTAAATTGGCCCGAGAGGTACAACACGTTGCATCCTATCCTTGCATATATTAGAAGAATTTGCGCACACTTTCTCTCTATGTTTTTACTAACACAACAATACCCGTTATATCCTTCAAGATCTTTGTTCTGACCCAATACAAATATTTCGCCGTATATTTTTAATAGACTTTTCCCTTTGCATCACACCACCATGTAGAATACATATCCATTGCCTATTATTTCTACAAGCTATAGGACTGATGGCTCGATGTTTCTGAATTTTATGAGGATATATACGTGTAGGATTTACCATTTTTTTTTCCTGTATGTATCTTGTGAATATTAAGGTGGAAGGTCCTCAAcgaattagtaatagtaagattttGCATGAACGCATTCAGTGGTATTAACTAACCACAAAGCACAAACCTTTGGTGATATTTAAAATTTAATATTAGGTTCAAGATCATTCTGGGATTAGGCTCAGCACTGCACTACCTTCACCGGGACTGGGACCAACGCGTCGTGCACGGTGACATCAAGCCGAGCAATATCATGCTTGACTCGTCCTACAACGCCAAGCTGGGAGACTTCGGTCTCGCTCGCCTCGGCGACCATGGCACGGGCCCGCAGACGACGGACctcatcaaaggcaccatgggGTACATCGATCCAGAGTTCGTCAACACGCACCGCCGGAGCACCGAGTCAGACATGTACAGCTTCGGCGTCGTCCTGCTGGAGATCGTCTCCGGCCGGCCACCCGTGGACCGCCGGGACCCGTCTTTCTCGCTGCTCCAGTGGGTAGAGACCCTGTACTGCCAAGCCGCCGGCCGCATCCTGGACGCGGCTGACCCACAGCTGCGGGGAGACGAAGCCCACGACCGGCAGATGGAGCGCGCTCTGCTCGTGGGGCTCTGGTGCGCGCACCGTGACCCCGAGCAGCGCCCATCCATTGCGGTGGCCATGCAGGCCCTGCAGTCCGAGGAGTGGAAGCTGCCGGCGCTCTCGTTACGCATGTACAGCAAGCTGGCGACACCGCCATCTGCTGGCATCGTTGCCTCCATGGGCGTCGACTCTGGTGCCTCCGGCAGCTCCTTCTCTAGCGGCGTCCGCTCGGCAGAGACCGCTGGCACGACGACAGGCTCATCGGAATCGTTTGGAAATTTAGCGGTTCCGCCACCGCATTCCACGTGGTAGTAATTGTGTCCTGTTTAACTAAACAGCTTTCTTTGTCGCTGCTCCAAGGTAGGAGTCTACATGTACTGTATGTAGTTGATCATTCTCTGATGATTCCTGTTCAAGATTTTTTTTTGGACCACGATAACCCACGACCCGGCTCCGCGTCATCTTCCTCGCGAGCTCACCTCAGCGTCGTCTTCCTCGCGCCATGCCTGCCCCACCCCCGCCTTCCTCGGCCGCCGCCCCCGGCCAGCAGCTCCCTCGCCACCGGCCGCGCCGCCCACCGCCCACCCCCGCCGCTCGAGCCCACCCTCTCCTAAACACAGGGCAGTGCGCCAGCGGCGTCCTCCTCGTCCTTGCCCacaccccgcccccgcccccgcccccgccaccGGCGGCCGGCGGCAGAAGAAGTTTGTTGCGTGACAGAATGTTGCGTTTGTTGATTTGCTTCTTCAGTGCAGATGAGCAACCTGACAGTGAGTTGAGAAGAGCTTTGCGTTGAGTGGCTTTAGCAGTCATATCCACAAAAGTTGCCGGGGCCTTAGCGGCCTGCCGAGCACTCTGACGCTTAGCATGGCGCCTGCGCAGAGAGATTTTGCTGTGTGGTAAGCAGGTTTGGTGACATTGTGGGTGGAGGAGAAGGGGCTGGCGTTGGGAGAGGAATCTGGGTAACAGACTCAACATCAGGTGGAGCGTATGCAGGAGCAGGCGAAGCAGCATAGTTCAGCGGCTGGCAGGCAGTGGAGGCAAGCATCAGCTTGGCTAAAACAAGGGATAGGCCAAGCACATGAGCAGCATTCGGCGCCTGGGTAGGCTGTGTGGCATGATGCACAGTAGGCGGTAACAGCAGGATTGCATTGTTGGGGCGAGGTGGGATGTGCTTGTCCACCCCGCGGGGTCTGGAAATGGCCACAGTGCAGGTCTTGACAGCCCGTGCAGCGGGGGGCAGAGAGTGAGCACCCGCAGACAGCTCAATGTCGGGCAGGGAGGAGCTTGACGATGGTATCATGAACAGCGGGTCGTAGGCGATGAATGGCGCGAGGTGGTGGTCCGGCGAAGGAGGTGGAGTGTGGCGTGGTGGTGGAGCTGCGAGGTTCGAAGGGGACGGCATGCACCGTGCGCCGTGAGGCCGGCACGGCTGTTGACACCCAAAAGTGTCTCAACGTGATTCATGGGCATCGCCAACAAGTTACAAATATCATAGACGTGTTTGTTAGCGGCCCGGATCAGCGACGCAATCGGCAGTCAGAGTTGGAGGATCGACTGCCTAGCAGCGCTACTCTTCATCGGCTCTCTGGCAGCGCTATTCCTCATTGGCTGCCTACGCTACTCTTTATCGGCTGCCTGGAAGCGCTATTCCTCATCGGCTGCTGCGCTACTCCTCATCGGCTGCCTGGCAGCAGTTACAAACCCACTGAGGGCTAAGCCGATTCCTCCCTGGAGACCGACTCGTTTCCAAGTCGGTTTTGGTATGTTTTCGCTGTAGGAAACTTGAAGAACAAGTTTTGGATTTGTTTCCTATTGGGATAAGACCATCCCCTCTATATAtacgagaggatcatggccgatgaAACAATCCACGATTTTCTCGAAGGAAAATCCACAAATTACATCATAATATGATAGTCCGGGAAGACCAAGctatcacattatcattattcagttgATACCACAGTTCATACATCGCGGGATTACAGGTTTACAAGGTATTACAACACTTGACATCACACTAAGTATAGCGTTATTCTAGCGGAAACGCACACAGACATCATCAGAGTAGACGTAGCGCGTCAGCAGGTggaggctcctccttcacggactATCATTAGAGTTGACGTAGCAGCGGGCGTAGACTTCAtctccatcttctcaaccaaacttgagcgcagGAACGAGACCATCTAATCCTTCTAATCTCCGTTGTCTTCATCGTAGATGACATAAAAAACCTGCCAAATATAttttagtacgatttgtactggccactggctcccaccctatgctttgcgtttgctttgtggtaagtggaatgcaagggtagcgCAAAAGATATATTTGTGGATGTAGtttttcctatgcaagttcatcaataatttataatagttcatcaagttttaacccatctcatccacacattcacccatcccatcacacacatctcaccacactctcactctctaggcggcaaggacaactccctctcgtACCTTGCCTTAACGGCTAACAGCCGAAATCCAACAAACCCACGGGGAGAAGAAGAAATGACTCCTCTCTCTAGTCAAGTGAAGCAGTAACATAGGAAAGGTCCAAAGCCGTGAAAAGGCGGcttatgtatcgatcgatcaaccatacactctgcagaggtttacaCTATCCACCAGATACACCATCATTGGCGGTGCTCGCCTAGGCTGATTCCGTGCTGCTTTCCAACCTGGAACGATACCATCCTTCCACTCAGCCCTGAGGCACCCTGAATTTCTCCGGCATGCTGAGACTGTGAAACGTATATACCGGGCCCCACAAGTGGTAATACGCACCTAGAGGGGTTCGAAATCCAACTTCCTCACCCCCCACACTGTCAACTTACAACCTAGCAGTAATGGCATCACCCAGATTAGTCCACAACCGTCTCCTTATTCCATTGGAGCGAGTGGCGTGTATGTTCCTATGAACCGGTTCCCAGAACATATCAGTCCTTAGGGTGACCAAACAAGAAATCTTCACAAGGGGATCCAACACCCCGTGCTTCAACAACACCTCTACCCCGAGGATTTGTCCCATGAATACACTCCTCCTCGGAGTCTATACATCAAACCGGTACCCGCCACAGGTGCAACTTTCAAGGAGCGCTCACGTCATACTCCGGCAAGACTCGCTCAACAGCTCGTCGTAGAATCATGTTaggtcgactcaaccctcaccacacacctaaGGCGCAAGCCAAGATCTCCCAAGTTGTTATCATATTATTACCATATTATCGGCACCAagtgccttagccactcacaaacaatcctccaccaagcatcacatcacagatataatgcgtcGTAGAAGCAAGTAGTATGTAGTAAGCGAGCGTCTTGCCTATCAGCGGGTGTGCAGGGctaaaggttgcgtcaaggtaaaggcttccaagcaattctaccatgcaacctgtCATAGTTTAATAGCATAAAACaaagcactagcagctacattattgcatgtctaataaaattctacgaggttgggtgggacgtggcacctaTTGACGGGTCATCTCCGGGATCCTCAGTGCACTCATAGCCGTTATCCTCGAAGTCCTGCTGCCATTCGCGTCTTCTCCCTCCAACGGGTTCCGGTCTGATCAAAGTTATCCTCGATGCAACTACCTCGCTAGGGCGATAACAAAGAAAAAGAGCAATCAAAACTCTAAAAAGGCAACAAGACAAAGAAGGATCGAATAACACCAAAAGAACTCCAATGGAAAAAGACTTAGCCCTAGCGGAGGATTTCCGATCCTTAGGCCGGAAAGAGGCAGAAGTGgttgtttgctaagcacaagcttaagtcacagCCTAGACAGTACTTCCCGGGTCAATCGTGTCGACCTGTACGGCTTCAAGAATAATGGCCGAGACCCTAGCTCAACTTAAGCAAACACCACGGGAAACAAGGCTAGCCCTCACGAAGTGGGTCCATTTCCTCGGGCTTAAGAAGGGAGAAAGTCAGCTAGGCATGTCCATGTCACATCCTCGGTAGAGACGGCACTCAAACGGTCGATCGGGTCGACCGCATGGTTCCGAGAACATGACATAGACCTCAGCTTCGCTAACTAGAAGTGATAGTCCTGTCTTTCATCCGATTGTCATGGCTAAGAATGGGATCAAATAGAGCGGGCTAAAGGAAAGTGGAGCAGTTTCGGTCTCTCTCAATCCATACGCCATTGTAATTGACGAGAACCAAAGAGAGGGTGGAACTGGAGGAGAAACGAGGGGAGCAATGGTCTGCTTCTTCCAATCCTCACGCCATGGTAAAAGATGGGGCATCGGAAGGAGTGACACACAAGAAAACACAAATGCTCAAATCCACTTGTAGGGTACCATGACCTACGTGCATTAAATGGCACCAACACACTCCTAAGGTCTTAGCGGTGCAGTTGTCACTGCGAGAACCTAGAGAGCGCTAAGGTCTAATACGATACAAGCATATAAGGGGCTTGAGCATGAAAGAGCCAAAAGAAGGGTTAGGAGGAGAACGGTGTCTGCATTCTCTCAGGTAGCAGTCTACATGTACTGTAATGTACTGTATGTCGCTGCTCCCAGGTAAGAGTCTACATGTACTGTAATGTACTGTATGTAGTTGAGCAATCTCTGATGATTCCTGTTCAAGTATTTTTCTCGTTTCACAATATCTCTGTTTGCTACGGCTGTGCTTTCTACTCCACGTACGTATTGGCAGATGAGGCAAGTTTCAGCTTCGTTTTATTACTTCTGTCCTGCTGGATCCAGCTAGATCGGTTTAGTTTATCCTTAGATGGCCGCTAtggttattatatatatatatatatatatatatatatatatatatatatatatatatagaactac is from Miscanthus floridulus cultivar M001 chromosome 7, ASM1932011v1, whole genome shotgun sequence and encodes:
- the LOC136462448 gene encoding L-type lectin-domain containing receptor kinase IX.1-like — its product is MACACSSAPLYSLAFICLSYCFFVLCTQVPSSSSVSFSFNFSNTTSDPCGVELTCYRDAHYDKTTSAIQLTKDLRGAITDSQGRVWYMQPVPLWKESTGEVASFTTAFSFRITPSESGSNCLATGDGMAFFLAPWPNSSNGVVLPNANATIAGYLFLFNSSNHFNATGDGRVVAVEFDTFHNMLWDNSTFQQHIGIDVNSIMSLVTGGTPGMNNLTSPFTKAATISYNNMTKKLAIDLQINDSPYHADATINVTQSLPDTVAVGFSAATGDCVELHELLSWSFNSTLEGPKAKAVKPEPSATLLLRVLVPVASLLVCAAGVGLLLWRKKRARNAQRRQGADDSEESDETNNGEVAAAFEMTVAGPRRYCYRDLAAATGGFAEENLLGRGGFGSVYQGSIPTSNEDEIQGQQQVAIKKFSSESSSQSRKEFEAEVMIIGRLRHRNLVRLLGWCDSRRGLLLVYELMLEGSLDKHIYSTDRILNWPERFKIILGLGSALHYLHRDWDQRVVHGDIKPSNIMLDSSYNAKLGDFGLARLGDHGTGPQTTDLIKGTMGYIDPEFVNTHRRSTESDMYSFGVVLLEIVSGRPPVDRRDPSFSLLQWVETLYCQAAGRILDAADPQLRGDEAHDRQMERALLVGLWCAHRDPEQRPSIAVAMQALQSEEWKLPALSLRMYSKLATPPSAGIVASMGVDSGASGSSFSSGVRSAETAGTTTGSSESFGNLAVPPPHSTW
- the LOC136464989 gene encoding protein TRACHEARY ELEMENT DIFFERENTIATION-RELATED 7A-like, with product MPSPSNLAAPPPRHTPPPSPDHHLAPFIAYDPLFMIPSSSSSLPDIELSAGAHSLPPAARAVKTCTVAISRPRGVDKHIPPRPNNAILLLPPTVHHATQPTQAPNAAHVLGLSLVLAKLMLASTACQPLNYAASPAPAYAPPDVESVTQIPLPTPAPSPPPTMSPNLLTTQQNLSAQAPC